One bacterium genomic region harbors:
- a CDS encoding AbrB/MazE/SpoVT family DNA-binding domain-containing protein produces the protein GGVFMRTKIQRWGHSLALRIPKPFAIEVKLGEETEVDLTVTNGTLVVAPATKPGQTLEDLLSRVTKRNLHEEVDTGAPEGREAW, from the coding sequence GGAGGCGTTTTCATGCGTACCAAGATCCAGCGGTGGGGGCATAGTTTGGCCCTCCGTATCCCCAAACCGTTTGCCATCGAAGTCAAGCTCGGTGAGGAGACTGAGGTCGACCTCACTGTGACAAACGGGACCCTAGTCGTCGCTCCGGCGACTAAACCGGGCCAAACGCTTGAGGATCTCCTCTCCCGCGTGACCAAGCGCAATCTGCACGAGGAAGTTGATACGGGAGCTCCCGAGGGTAGAGAGGCGTGGTAG